One Cucurbita pepo subsp. pepo cultivar mu-cu-16 chromosome LG11, ASM280686v2, whole genome shotgun sequence DNA window includes the following coding sequences:
- the LOC111805796 gene encoding hydroxyproline O-arabinosyltransferase 1-like, which translates to MGCGNLFFLVLVTFSVALITYNIIISANVPLKQELPGPSRSSSSITVDPVIKMPMAKSKSPSSKRLFHTAVTASDSVYNTWQCRIMYYWLKKFKDGPNSEMGGFTRILHSGKPDKYMDEIPTFVAQPLPAGMDRGYIVLNRPWAFVQWLQQADIKEDYILMSEPDHIIVKPIPNLSKDGLGAAFPFFYIEPKKYESQLRKFFPEDKGPITNIDPIGNSPVIVQRESLKKIAPTWMNISLAMKKDPETDKAFGWVLEMYAYAVASALHDVGNILYKDFMLQPPWDTEVGKKFIIHYTYGCDFNMKGQPTPGKIGEWRFDKRSYDNVVPPRNLPLPPPGVPESVVTLVKMINEATANIPNWGS; encoded by the exons ATGGGTTGCGGGAATTTGTTCTTCTTGGTTCTGGTAACCTTCTCTGTTGCTCTAATTACCTACAACATCATCATCTCTGCTAATGTCCCTCTCAAGCAAGAGCTTCCTGGTCCATCAAGATCTTCATCTTCCATTACTGTGGACCCTGTGATTAAGATGCCGATGGCTAAATCCAAATCTCCTTCCTCCAAGCGACTGTTCCATACGGCCGTCACTGCCTCCGATTCGGTGTACAATACTTGGCAGTGTCGGATTATGTACTATTGGTTGAAGAAGTTCAAAGACGGACCTAATTCTGAGATGGGTGGTTTCACTAGGATCTTGCACTCCGGGAAGCCCGACAAGTATATGGACGAGATTCCCACCTTTGTTGCTCAGCCTCTCCCGGCGGGGATGGATCGG GGCTACATAGTTCTCAACAGACCATGGGCGTTTGTGCAATGGCTTCAACAAGCGGACATCAAGGAAGA TTATATACTCATGTCAGAACCAgatcatatcattgtgaagCCTATACCAAATTTGTCAAAGGATGGGCTTGGGGCTGCATTTCCATTCTTTTACATCGAGCCAAAGAAGTATGAGAGTCAACTAAGGAAATTCTTCCCTGAGGACAAGGGTCCGATTACCAACATTGATCCAATTGGGAATTCACCTGTTATTGTTCAAAGG GAGTCTCTCAAGAAAATTGCTCCCACTTGGATGAATATTTCCTTGGCAATGAAGAAGGATCCTGAGACAGATAAGGCGTTTGGTTGGGTTCTTGAAATGTATGCTTATGCTGTTGCTTCCGCTCTGCATGATGTTGGTAACATCTTATATAAGGACTTCATGCTTCAG CCACCGTGGGATACAGAAGTGGGCAAGAAGTTCATAATTCATTATACTTATGGATGTGATTTCAATATGAAG GGACAACCGACTCCCGGGAAGATTGGAGAATGGAGGTTTGACAAGAGATCATATGATAATGTCGTCCCCCCTAGAAACCTTCCTCTGCCGCCACCTGGCGTCCCCGAAAGTGTG GTGACACTTGTGAAAATGATTAATGAAGCCACAGCTAACATTCCGAACTGGGGATCTTAA
- the LOC111805797 gene encoding uncharacterized protein LOC111805797, which yields MLPHFHHSPAFARKLKSSFCCFHGFQQDDFLDSPSKSPTTSPCSWFKSTVGEFRGILARCRYLLARIARRRKRYLASVDFSYDSSSYALNFEDDCREDDEFPFRNFTARFPPPIKERVPAAKFAGSEDGISVE from the coding sequence ATGTTGCCTCATTTTCATCACTCTCCTGCTTTCGCTCGCAAGCTCAAGTCCTCCTTCTGCTGTTTCCATGGCTTCCAACAGGACGACTTCCTCGACTCCCCCTCCAAGTCGCCGACCACATCCCCATGTTCCTGGTTCAAATCTACCGTCGGCGAATTCAGGGGAATACTTGCCCGCTGCCGGTATCTCCTCGCTCGGATCGCTCGCCGGAGGAAAAGGTACCTCGCCTCCGTCGACTTTTCCTACGATTCCTCCAGTTATGCCCTCAATTTCGAGGACGATTGCCGTGAAGACGATGAGTTCCCGTTCAGAAATTTTACGGCTAGATTCCCCCCGCCGATCAAGGAGCGTGTTCCGGCGGCGAAATTCGCCGGTTCTGAAGATGGAATCTCGGTTGAATGA